The following coding sequences are from one Catharus ustulatus isolate bCatUst1 chromosome 30, bCatUst1.pri.v2, whole genome shotgun sequence window:
- the SHE gene encoding SH2 domain-containing adapter protein E, which translates to MAAKWFKEFPSNLKTVSERARPGSGSLGKSRKNSTAELGGYRAAGGGKEGGSRLSRDNLQGLLQAATGKMRKNSRVEGGTAEGPSKTYINRLIKVEASEKNGKGHPGPLPGSLPAPEQDKGKPPKTETVIILEDYADPYDAKRTKGQRDAERLGENDGYMEPYDAQQMITEIRRRGSKDPLVKAILLLDGPGEPGEGGAKLELAKRPGGKEVAGKGPQLYDTPYEPGEGVAGGTPERRVRAGDGRLPENDERPAGEYEQPWEWKKEQIVKALSVQFEGSERPKEETQRQHLRQKSWTPKMLKPAGTEHSEGERVDPALALEKQPWYHGAITRAEAESRLQPCREAGYLVRTSETGSGKYSIALKTSQGCVHIIVAQTKDNKYTLSQASGVFASIPEVVHYYSTEKLPFKGAEHMALLYPVHCKLH; encoded by the exons ATGGCGGCCAAGTGGTTCAAGGAGTTCCCATCCAACCTGAAGACGGTTTCAGAGAGGGCTCGGCCGGGAAGCGGGAGCCTTGGCAAGAGCCGCAAGAATTCAACCGCTGAGCTGGGGGGCTACCGGGCAGCTGGGGGTGGCAAGGAAGGGGGCAGCCGGCTGTCACGGGACAACCTGCAGGgtctgctccaggctgccacCGGGAAGATGCGGAAGAATTCCAGAGTGGAGGGAGGCACAGCAGAGGGACCCTCCAAAACCTACATCAACCGCCTCATCAAAGTGGAGGCTTCCGAGAAGAACGGGAAGGGGCACCCTGGACCCCTGCCTGGCAGCCTGCCTGCCCCCGAGCAGGACAAGGGGAAGCCCCCCAAGACAGAGACG GTCATCATCCTGGAGGATTACGCAGACCCTTACGATGCCAAACGGACCAAGGGGCAGCGGGATGCCGAGCGCCTGGGGGAGAACGATGGGTACATGGAGCCCTATGATGCCCAGCAGATGATCACAG AAATTCGTCGTCGTGGCTCCAAGGACCCCCTGGTCAAAgccatcctgctgctggacGGTCCTggagagcctggggaggggggtgcCAAACTGGAGCTTGCCAAACGGCCGGGGGGCAAGGAAGTGGCAGGGAAGGGGCCACAGCTCTATGACACCCCTTAtgagcctggggagggggtggctgGGGGGACCCCAGAGCGCAGGGTGAGGGCTGGTGATGGGCGCCTGCCTGAGAACGACGAGCGCCCGGCGGGGGAATatgagcagccctgggagtgGAAGAAGGAGCAGATTGTCAAAGCACTGTCAG TCCAGTTTGAGGGCTCGGAGCGTCCTAAGGAGGAGACACAGCGGCAGCATCTCCGCCAGAAGAGCTGGACCCCCAAGATGCTGAAGCCGGCAGGCACCGAGCACAGCGAGGGGGAGCGGGTGGACCCCGCCCTGGCGCTGGAGAAACAGCC TTGGTACCACGGGGCCATCACGCGGGCCGAGGCCGAGAGCCGGCTGCAGCCGTGCCGGGAGGCGGGCTACCTGGTGCGCACCAGCGAGACGGGCAGCGGAAAGTACTCCATCGCGCTCAA GACCAGCCAGGGCTGCGTCCACATCATCGTGGCCCAGACCAAGGACAACAAGTACACGCTCAGCCAGGCCAGCGGTGTCTTCGCCAGCATCCCTGAAGTTGTGCACTACTACTCCACCGAGAAGCTGCCCTTCAAGGGGGCTGAGCACATGGCCCTGCTGTACCCTGTCCACTGCAAGCTGCATTAG